One genomic segment of Roseovarius carneus includes these proteins:
- the ptsP gene encoding phosphoenolpyruvate--protein phosphotransferase: MTRDRKTDSRKLLGRLRDIMAVEAGGQTRLDQITGLIAEEMLIEVCSIYLFRDADTLELCSTEGLNKEAVHQTRMRMGEGLVGRVARKGHVINTDDAPSTKGFRYMPETGEEAYSSFLGVPIQRLGEKLGVLVVQSREARKYSDDEVYAVEVVAMVLAEMAELGAFIGEGAAMSARHQQPVLFRGATAQEGAARGHVWLHEPRVVVTNPFAEDPTRELERLNEAVDELRVGVDRMLNHVRTGDKEQLEVLETYRMFANSKGWMRRIEADIGRGLSAEAAVEKEQSTARSRMGQVADAYLRDRLHDLDDLSNRLLRILTGQGGQTGAEMPPDPILIARNIGPAELLDYGRSLKGIVLEEGAVGSHATIVARALAIPLVINARGITTEALNGDPILVDGDQGIAHLRPDDTVFAAFKDKMAMQAKAQERYASIRDKPAETLCGKTLSLNMNAGLMADLPSLQGSGADGVGLFRTELQFLIRSQMPRRGELSELYARVMDAAADKPVIFRTLDIGSDKVLPYMKPTDEPNPAMGWRAIRVGLDKPGVMRMQLQALIRAAAGRPLSIMFPFVAQRDEFTMARTEMDKALERERVLGHPIPSALKVGAMLETPSLAFSPEQFYREVDFLSIGGNDLKQFFFAADRENERVRRRYDTLNVSFLTFIEQIVARCAASNTPLSFCGEDAGRPVEAACLAAIGLRNLSMRPASIGPVKSILRRTNLDELAGVIAKASASGNQSVRADVMDYLREKL; the protein is encoded by the coding sequence ATGACACGCGACAGGAAAACCGACAGCCGCAAGCTGCTGGGCCGGCTGCGCGACATCATGGCGGTCGAGGCGGGTGGCCAGACCCGGCTTGACCAGATCACCGGGCTGATTGCCGAAGAGATGCTGATCGAGGTCTGCTCAATCTATCTGTTCCGCGATGCGGACACGCTTGAACTTTGCTCGACCGAGGGCCTCAACAAAGAGGCCGTGCACCAGACACGCATGCGGATGGGCGAGGGTCTTGTCGGGCGTGTCGCGCGCAAGGGTCATGTGATCAACACCGACGACGCGCCCTCCACCAAGGGGTTTCGCTACATGCCCGAGACGGGCGAGGAGGCGTATTCGTCCTTCCTTGGTGTGCCCATTCAGCGGCTGGGCGAGAAACTGGGCGTGCTTGTGGTGCAATCGCGCGAGGCGCGCAAATATTCCGATGATGAGGTCTACGCGGTCGAGGTGGTCGCCATGGTTCTGGCCGAAATGGCCGAGCTTGGCGCCTTTATCGGCGAGGGGGCTGCCATGTCCGCCCGCCACCAGCAACCGGTGCTCTTTCGTGGTGCCACCGCACAGGAGGGGGCCGCGCGCGGTCATGTGTGGCTGCACGAGCCGCGCGTGGTCGTCACCAACCCGTTCGCCGAAGATCCCACCCGCGAGCTTGAACGCCTGAACGAGGCTGTGGACGAGCTGCGCGTCGGCGTGGACCGTATGCTCAACCATGTGCGCACCGGCGACAAAGAACAGCTCGAAGTGCTGGAAACCTACCGGATGTTCGCCAATTCCAAGGGATGGATGCGGCGGATCGAGGCGGATATCGGCCGGGGCCTCAGCGCCGAGGCCGCCGTCGAGAAAGAACAATCGACCGCCCGCAGCCGCATGGGTCAGGTGGCCGATGCCTATCTGCGCGACCGTTTGCACGATCTCGATGATCTCAGCAATCGCCTGCTGCGTATCCTCACCGGCCAAGGCGGACAGACCGGGGCGGAAATGCCGCCCGATCCCATTCTCATTGCGCGCAATATCGGCCCGGCGGAGCTTTTGGATTATGGCCGTAGCCTCAAGGGCATCGTGCTGGAGGAAGGCGCGGTCGGCAGCCATGCAACAATCGTCGCGCGCGCGCTCGCCATCCCGCTGGTGATCAACGCGCGCGGCATCACGACAGAGGCGCTCAACGGCGATCCGATCCTCGTCGATGGCGATCAGGGCATCGCACATCTGCGCCCCGACGACACCGTCTTTGCTGCCTTCAAGGACAAAATGGCGATGCAGGCCAAGGCGCAGGAACGCTACGCCTCGATCCGCGACAAGCCCGCCGAGACGCTTTGTGGCAAGACGCTCTCGCTCAACATGAATGCGGGGCTGATGGCCGACTTGCCTAGCCTGCAAGGCTCCGGCGCCGATGGCGTGGGCCTTTTCCGGACAGAGCTGCAATTTCTCATCCGCTCCCAAATGCCCCGCCGGGGCGAGCTGAGCGAGCTTTACGCCCGCGTGATGGACGCCGCCGCCGACAAGCCGGTGATCTTCCGCACCCTCGATATCGGCTCGGACAAGGTGCTGCCCTATATGAAGCCCACGGATGAGCCCAACCCCGCCATGGGTTGGCGCGCGATCCGCGTGGGGCTTGATAAGCCAGGCGTGATGCGGATGCAGCTTCAGGCGCTGATCCGTGCCGCCGCCGGGCGCCCCCTCTCGATCATGTTCCCCTTCGTGGCGCAGCGCGATGAGTTCACCATGGCCCGTACTGAGATGGACAAGGCGCTGGAGCGTGAGCGCGTGTTGGGTCACCCCATCCCCAGCGCGCTCAAGGTGGGTGCCATGCTGGAAACACCCAGCCTCGCCTTCTCGCCCGAGCAGTTCTACCGCGAGGTCGATTTCCTCTCCATCGGGGGCAATGATCTCAAGCAGTTCTTCTTCGCCGCCGACCGCGAGAACGAGCGCGTGCGCCGCCGCTATGACACGCTCAACGTGAGCTTTCTGACCTTCATCGAGCAGATCGTCGCGCGCTGTGCAGCCTCAAACACCCCGCTCAGCTTTTGCGGTGAGGATGCAGGCCGCCCGGTCGAGGCCGCGTGCCTCGCAGCCATCGGCCTGCGCAACCTGTCGATGCGCCCCGCCTCCATCGGTCCGGTGAAATCCATCCTGCGCCGCACGAACCTTGATGAGTTGGCCGGCGTCATCGCCAAGGCCAGCGCCTCGGGCAACCAATCGGTGCGCGCAGATGTGATGGATTACCTGCGCGAGAAACTCTGA
- a CDS encoding aspartate kinase: MPVLVMKFGGTSVANLDRIRRAAKRVGVEVAKGYDVIVIVSAMSGKTNELVGWVNETSPLYDAREYDAVVSSGENVTAGLMALTLQEMDVPARSWQGWQVPVKTTSAHSAARIEEIPSENITAKFAEGMKVAVVAGFQGVSPEGRITTLGRGGSDTTAVGFAAAFNAERCDIYTDVDGVYTTDPRIASKARKLDKIAFEEMLELASLGAKVLQTRSVELAMRYNVKLRVLSSFEEQSDDAGTLVCAEEEIMESNVVSGIAYSRDEAKMTLISVADRPGIAAAIFGPLSEAGVNVDMIIQNIAEEGRTDMTFSCPTDQVARATKALQGAQDRGEINYHDLVADTDVAKVSAVGIGMRSQSGVAALMFKTLSDEGVNIKVIATSEIKISVLIDRKYMELAVQALHDAFELHKAA, encoded by the coding sequence ATGCCCGTTCTCGTGATGAAATTCGGCGGCACATCCGTGGCCAATCTTGACCGCATCCGCCGCGCTGCAAAACGCGTGGGCGTCGAGGTGGCCAAGGGCTATGATGTGATCGTCATCGTCAGCGCCATGTCGGGCAAGACCAACGAACTTGTCGGCTGGGTGAATGAGACATCGCCGCTTTATGATGCGCGTGAATATGACGCTGTGGTCAGCAGCGGCGAAAACGTCACCGCAGGCCTCATGGCGCTCACCTTGCAGGAAATGGACGTACCCGCGCGCAGCTGGCAGGGCTGGCAAGTGCCGGTTAAGACAACCTCCGCGCACAGTGCCGCCCGCATTGAAGAGATCCCGTCCGAGAACATCACCGCCAAGTTCGCCGAGGGTATGAAAGTCGCCGTCGTCGCGGGCTTCCAAGGGGTCAGCCCCGAGGGCCGCATCACCACACTGGGCCGTGGCGGGTCCGACACCACCGCCGTGGGCTTTGCCGCCGCGTTCAACGCCGAGCGCTGCGATATCTACACGGATGTGGACGGCGTCTACACCACCGACCCGCGCATAGCGTCCAAGGCCCGCAAGCTGGACAAGATCGCGTTTGAGGAAATGCTGGAGCTGGCCTCGCTCGGGGCCAAGGTGCTGCAAACCCGCTCGGTTGAGCTGGCGATGCGCTATAATGTCAAACTGCGCGTGCTCAGCAGCTTTGAGGAACAATCAGATGACGCAGGCACGCTGGTCTGCGCCGAGGAGGAAATCATGGAATCCAATGTTGTCTCCGGCATCGCCTATAGCCGCGATGAGGCGAAAATGACCCTTATCTCCGTCGCCGACCGCCCCGGCATCGCCGCCGCCATCTTCGGGCCGCTCTCCGAGGCGGGCGTGAATGTTGATATGATCATTCAAAACATCGCCGAAGAAGGGCGCACCGATATGACCTTCTCGTGCCCCACCGATCAGGTGGCGCGCGCGACAAAAGCGCTGCAAGGCGCGCAGGATCGTGGCGAGATCAACTACCATGATCTGGTGGCCGACACGGATGTGGCCAAGGTCTCGGCGGTGGGCATCGGGATGCGGAGCCAGTCGGGCGTGGCCGCGCTGATGTTCAAAACGCTCAGCGACGAAGGTGTGAATATCAAGGTTATCGCAACCTCAGAGATCAAGATTTCGGTGCTGATTGACCGCAAGTACATGGAACTGGCCGTTCAGGCCCTGCATGACGCGTTTGAGCTGCACAAGGCCGCCTGA
- a CDS encoding ACT domain-containing protein, whose translation MSGGHDLTTLLRGMNPVLDANTFVFATVKGPVPAGLTPQMVFQEAEGTTLILTQAEAEAAHIPYEFPCRMITLNIHSALEAVGFLARVSIRLAALNMGVNPVAGFYHDHLFIPEARAEAAIDALHQMAAEADTP comes from the coding sequence ATGAGCGGCGGGCATGACCTAACGACGCTGCTGCGCGGCATGAACCCGGTTCTGGACGCTAACACCTTTGTTTTTGCCACGGTGAAGGGCCCCGTCCCGGCGGGTCTCACCCCGCAAATGGTGTTTCAGGAGGCCGAGGGCACCACGCTGATCCTGACGCAGGCCGAGGCTGAGGCCGCGCATATCCCGTATGAGTTTCCGTGCCGCATGATCACGCTCAATATCCACTCGGCGCTGGAGGCGGTGGGATTTCTTGCGCGCGTCTCCATACGGCTTGCAGCGCTCAACATGGGCGTGAACCCGGTCGCGGGGTTTTACCACGACCACCTCTTCATCCCCGAGGCCCGCGCGGAGGCGGCTATAGACGCCCTGCACCAGATGGCAGCAGAGGCCGATACCCCCTGA
- a CDS encoding SDR family oxidoreductase, which yields MHVVITGANRGIGATLAADYTARGDTVTGTTRAPGATQLDVTDPAQIAAFAANLKAPVDLLICNAGVYLDREDTLGAGYQPHKWAETFAVNVAGVFLTIEALLPHLRAAQTPKIAIISSTMASQERAPGGSYIYRSSKAAALNLGRNLSVDLKPDGIAIGIYHPGWVRTDMGTDDAEISVEESAAGLTACFDRLSLESTGSFLNYDGSTHVW from the coding sequence ATGCATGTTGTCATCACTGGCGCCAATCGCGGCATCGGCGCCACCCTCGCTGCGGATTACACCGCGCGCGGCGATACTGTCACCGGCACCACCCGCGCGCCGGGGGCCACACAGCTCGATGTCACGGACCCAGCGCAGATTGCGGCTTTCGCGGCCAATCTCAAAGCGCCCGTCGATCTTCTGATTTGCAATGCGGGCGTGTATCTCGACCGCGAGGATACGCTTGGCGCGGGGTATCAGCCGCATAAGTGGGCCGAGACATTCGCCGTCAACGTGGCAGGGGTCTTTCTGACGATAGAGGCATTGCTGCCTCATCTGCGCGCGGCCCAAACGCCGAAAATCGCCATAATTTCAAGCACCATGGCCAGCCAGGAGCGCGCGCCCGGCGGCAGCTATATCTACCGTTCGTCCAAGGCCGCTGCCCTGAACCTTGGGCGCAACCTCAGCGTTGATCTGAAACCCGACGGGATCGCCATCGGCATCTATCACCCCGGCTGGGTCCGCACCGATATGGGCACAGATGACGCCGAGATCAGTGTGGAAGAAAGTGCGGCAGGCCTCACCGCGTGCTTTGATCGCCTGAGCCTTGAGAGCACGGGCAGCTTTCTCAATTATGATGGCAGCACCCATGTCTGGTGA
- a CDS encoding DUF1178 family protein, with translation MIKFSLKCSADHSFDSWFQSADAYDKLAAAGMVSCAICGTTEVSKSLMAPKVRASRKGALSAPTSDKERALAQIRREVEENSDYVGLNFATEARQIHDGEAPARAIYGEAKPEEAKALIEDGVPVMPLPFRPARKSN, from the coding sequence ATGATAAAATTCTCTCTCAAATGCAGCGCCGATCACAGCTTTGACAGCTGGTTTCAATCGGCGGACGCCTATGACAAGCTGGCCGCCGCCGGGATGGTGTCGTGTGCAATCTGCGGCACGACTGAGGTCAGCAAGTCGCTGATGGCGCCAAAAGTTCGCGCCAGCCGCAAAGGCGCACTGAGCGCCCCAACCTCAGACAAGGAACGCGCCCTGGCCCAAATACGCCGCGAGGTGGAGGAAAACTCCGACTATGTAGGCCTCAACTTTGCCACCGAAGCACGCCAAATCCATGACGGCGAAGCGCCCGCGCGCGCAATCTATGGCGAGGCCAAGCCGGAGGAGGCCAAAGCCCTCATAGAGGACGGCGTGCCGGTCATGCCGCTGCCCTTCCGCCCTGCGCGCAAATCCAACTGA
- a CDS encoding NUDIX hydrolase — protein sequence MSAHKSDVRTQFATLCFRMVRDKPEILLVTSRGTKRWIVPKGWPMDGKTPAECAAIEAWEEAGVRGKMYDRCLGLFSYHKLLEPKRELPCVAMIYAMKVKTISATYPEMDQRRRKWLSPKKAAARIAEPELAEIIHNFHPRFVTG from the coding sequence ATGTCGGCACATAAGAGCGACGTGCGCACTCAGTTTGCCACGTTGTGCTTTCGCATGGTCCGCGACAAGCCCGAAATCCTGCTGGTTACCAGCCGAGGCACCAAACGCTGGATCGTGCCAAAGGGCTGGCCCATGGACGGCAAAACCCCTGCGGAATGTGCCGCGATCGAAGCATGGGAAGAGGCCGGCGTGCGCGGTAAGATGTATGATCGCTGCCTTGGACTGTTTTCTTATCACAAGCTGCTGGAGCCCAAAAGAGAGCTGCCTTGCGTGGCGATGATCTATGCGATGAAGGTCAAAACCATCTCCGCCACCTACCCCGAAATGGACCAAAGACGCCGCAAATGGCTGAGCCCCAAAAAGGCCGCCGCGCGCATTGCCGAACCTGAGTTGGCCGAGATCATCCACAATTTCCACCCCCGCTTCGTCACTGGTTGA
- the modA gene encoding molybdate ABC transporter substrate-binding protein, with protein MMGCVLGFVACFGAGPARAEAPVVFAAASLRGALDAVAEAYGGAVLSYGGSGSMARQVAQGAPADVVILASDEWMEWLVAQGAVPEAQVLLGNSLVLIGPAGAEAMAEISAETILARLGGGRLAMGHAQSVPAGIYARDWLEGAGLWEALSPHLAETENVRVALAFVARGEAPLGIVYGTDALADPGVQVLYEVPEERHAQIVYPAAALTPKGNSFLTFLEGSEAKEIFEAYGFRPMAEDP; from the coding sequence ATGATGGGCTGTGTGTTGGGTTTTGTGGCCTGTTTTGGTGCTGGTCCTGCCCGCGCGGAGGCGCCGGTGGTTTTTGCGGCTGCCTCTTTGCGTGGCGCGCTTGATGCGGTGGCGGAGGCCTATGGTGGCGCTGTTTTGTCCTATGGCGGCAGCGGGTCAATGGCGCGGCAGGTGGCGCAGGGTGCGCCTGCGGATGTTGTGATCCTCGCATCGGATGAGTGGATGGAGTGGCTTGTGGCGCAGGGCGCTGTGCCTGAGGCGCAGGTGCTTTTGGGCAATTCCCTTGTGCTCATTGGGCCAGCCGGCGCTGAGGCTATGGCTGAGATTTCGGCGGAGACGATCCTTGCGCGGCTGGGCGGCGGACGTTTGGCGATGGGGCATGCGCAAAGCGTGCCCGCAGGGATCTACGCACGTGATTGGCTTGAGGGTGCGGGGCTTTGGGAGGCTCTTTCTCCGCATCTGGCAGAGACAGAAAATGTGCGCGTGGCGCTTGCGTTTGTGGCGCGTGGGGAGGCCCCTTTGGGGATCGTTTACGGTACCGACGCGCTGGCCGATCCGGGGGTGCAGGTGCTTTACGAGGTGCCGGAGGAACGCCATGCGCAGATCGTCTATCCGGCGGCGGCTTTGACCCCGAAGGGTAACAGCTTCCTCACGTTTCTAGAAGGTTCAGAGGCTAAAGAGATCTTTGAAGCTTACGGGTTTCGTCCCATGGCGGAGGACCCATAA
- the modB gene encoding molybdate ABC transporter permease subunit — protein MLEPAEWAALMLSLRVSFVAVIVSLPLAVYVAWLLARGQFRGHALLSALVHLPLVLPPVVTGYLLLLTFGRNGAIGGMLESVGIVLAFRWTGAALAAAIMGFPLMVRAIRLSIEAVDPKLEEAAATLGAPRWAVFMRVTLPLIAPGILAGTVLGFAKAMGEFGATITFVANIPGETQTLPSAIYAFLQVPGGEGGAMRLLVLSLVVAVGAVLVSEWLARRMAARARA, from the coding sequence ATGCTGGAACCTGCGGAATGGGCGGCGCTCATGCTCTCGCTCAGGGTGTCGTTTGTCGCGGTGATCGTGAGCCTGCCCTTGGCGGTCTATGTCGCGTGGCTTTTGGCGCGCGGGCAGTTTCGCGGCCACGCATTGCTCAGCGCATTGGTGCATTTGCCGCTCGTGTTGCCGCCTGTCGTGACCGGGTATCTGCTGCTGCTGACGTTTGGGCGCAATGGCGCAATCGGCGGGATGCTGGAAAGCGTGGGGATCGTCTTGGCCTTTCGCTGGACCGGGGCTGCTCTGGCCGCGGCTATCATGGGGTTTCCGTTGATGGTCAGGGCGATACGCCTCTCAATTGAAGCGGTCGACCCCAAGCTGGAGGAGGCGGCGGCCACGTTGGGCGCGCCGCGCTGGGCAGTATTTATGCGGGTGACATTGCCTCTGATCGCGCCGGGAATTTTGGCGGGCACAGTGCTGGGCTTTGCCAAGGCGATGGGCGAGTTTGGTGCGACGATCACCTTCGTGGCCAACATACCCGGCGAGACGCAGACATTGCCCTCGGCCATCTATGCGTTCTTGCAGGTGCCGGGAGGCGAGGGAGGTGCGATGCGGCTTCTGGTGCTGTCGCTTGTCGTAGCGGTCGGCGCAGTTCTTGTGTCCGAGTGGCTGGCCCGGCGCATGGCGGCGAGGGCACGGGCATGA
- the modC gene encoding molybdenum ABC transporter ATP-binding protein — protein MSLNVALRHRFAEFALDVAFEAGAGVTALFGPSGAGKTSVANAVAGLFQPDEGRITLRDNVLFDRAAGVNVPTARRRIGVVFQDGRLFPHLDVAGNLAFGARYAPQEAGGVEVGAICDLLGIGHLTARLPGALSGGEKQRVALARALLMQPQLLVMDEPLAALDGPRKDEILPYLERLRDADGAPIIYVSHSVAEIARLADRIVVLDQGRVVRTGPVGDVLSDPVMMPFVGVREAGSVLAAVVLERHADGLTRLGLSGGEMVLPGVGADVGKSLRIRVLAQDVIVALEKPKGLSSRNILRAAVEELHPGSGPGMAVSLRLGADRLLVRITRRAAEELSLAPGLEVYAILKATAIARGDIGT, from the coding sequence ATGAGCCTCAATGTCGCCTTGCGCCACCGGTTCGCGGAGTTTGCGCTCGATGTGGCGTTCGAAGCGGGTGCGGGCGTGACGGCGCTTTTTGGCCCTTCGGGAGCAGGAAAGACCAGCGTTGCCAATGCGGTGGCGGGGCTTTTCCAACCGGACGAGGGGCGTATCACGCTGCGGGATAATGTGCTTTTTGACCGGGCGGCGGGGGTAAATGTGCCCACGGCGCGGCGGCGGATTGGTGTTGTGTTTCAGGACGGGCGGCTCTTCCCACATCTTGATGTGGCGGGCAATCTGGCCTTTGGCGCGCGCTATGCGCCGCAGGAGGCCGGGGGAGTTGAGGTCGGAGCGATCTGCGATCTGTTGGGGATCGGGCATCTCACGGCGCGCCTGCCCGGTGCGCTTTCCGGCGGTGAAAAACAGCGCGTGGCCTTGGCGCGCGCCTTGCTTATGCAGCCGCAGCTTTTGGTTATGGACGAGCCTTTGGCAGCGCTTGATGGGCCGCGCAAGGATGAGATCTTGCCCTATCTGGAACGGTTGCGCGACGCAGATGGCGCGCCGATCATCTATGTCAGCCACTCGGTCGCGGAGATTGCGCGTCTGGCGGACCGTATCGTTGTTCTGGACCAAGGCCGTGTGGTGCGGACGGGTCCGGTGGGGGATGTCCTGAGTGATCCTGTGATGATGCCTTTTGTGGGGGTGCGAGAAGCGGGCTCGGTGCTGGCGGCGGTTGTGCTTGAACGCCATGCGGACGGGTTGACGCGCCTTGGTCTGAGCGGGGGTGAAATGGTGCTTCCGGGTGTCGGTGCAGATGTGGGTAAGTCCTTGCGGATCAGAGTGTTGGCGCAAGATGTTATTGTGGCGCTTGAAAAGCCGAAAGGGCTGTCATCACGCAATATTCTACGCGCAGCGGTGGAGGAATTACACCCCGGCTCGGGCCCGGGCATGGCGGTGTCGCTGCGCCTTGGGGCGGATCGGCTTTTGGTGCGGATCACACGGCGCGCGGCGGAAGAGCTTTCCCTTGCGCCGGGTCTTGAGGTCTACGCGATCTTGAAGGCAACCGCGATTGCGCGGGGCGATATCGGGACGTGA
- a CDS encoding ABC transporter permease, producing the protein MTETLMHRLAWGVAALCVAPIIAAALAALGGDLSTWRDVLSSVLPRYTITTLILVSIVALGTALIGTGAAWLVTVYKFPGVRWLEVALALPLAFPAYVMAYAYTDLLDHPGAVQSLLRDLTGWGPRDYWFPEIRSLGGAAMMLTFVLYPYVYLLARASFRQQSSNAFLVARTLGRAPMRAFWRVALPMARPAIMGGVLLAVMETIADYGTVAFFNVQTFSTGIYQAWFSVGDRAAAAQLALCLLFFALLLAGLERAQRGKAQRAGRGGARFEVLAKPELTGWKGWGAFALCMVPVMFGFVIPAVMLSVMAAGSGHNISQEVYLGLMVNSVTLASIAAVLTVLGAILIGFRARTRPGRTSRGLVVGAGLGYAVPGGVIAVGLMVPLAGLDNAIDAFMEAQFGIDTGLLITGSIWLMVLAYMARFMAAALNAYDSGMATVPAHYDAIARSLGQGAGRLLWRVHLPVARTSVLTALLIVFVDVMKELPATLILHPFNFQTLAVRAHRLASDERLAEAAVPSLALVAFGLVPVLILCRALGRESARG; encoded by the coding sequence ATGACTGAAACGCTGATGCACAGGCTGGCATGGGGCGTCGCTGCGCTTTGCGTGGCACCGATCATTGCGGCCGCGTTGGCGGCGCTTGGCGGCGATCTGAGCACGTGGCGCGATGTTTTGTCATCGGTCCTGCCGCGCTACACGATCACCACGCTGATATTGGTCTCCATTGTTGCTCTGGGCACGGCGTTGATCGGCACGGGGGCGGCTTGGCTGGTCACAGTCTACAAGTTTCCCGGCGTGCGATGGCTGGAGGTGGCGCTGGCGCTGCCCTTGGCATTCCCTGCCTATGTCATGGCCTATGCCTATACGGATTTGTTGGATCATCCCGGCGCGGTCCAGAGCCTCTTGCGCGATCTGACCGGTTGGGGCCCGCGCGACTACTGGTTCCCTGAAATCCGGAGCCTTGGCGGGGCGGCGATGATGCTGACCTTTGTTTTATATCCATATGTTTACCTGCTGGCGCGTGCGTCTTTCCGGCAGCAAAGCTCAAACGCTTTTTTGGTCGCGCGCACCTTGGGCCGCGCGCCGATGCGGGCGTTTTGGCGGGTGGCCTTGCCGATGGCGCGGCCTGCGATCATGGGGGGTGTGTTGCTGGCTGTGATGGAGACGATTGCGGATTATGGCACGGTTGCGTTTTTCAACGTGCAGACGTTTTCCACCGGGATTTATCAGGCGTGGTTCAGCGTGGGCGATCGGGCGGCGGCGGCGCAATTGGCGCTATGCCTCTTGTTCTTCGCGCTGCTCTTGGCGGGGCTGGAGCGGGCACAACGCGGGAAAGCCCAACGTGCGGGCCGGGGTGGTGCGCGGTTTGAGGTCTTGGCCAAGCCTGAGTTGACCGGCTGGAAAGGGTGGGGCGCATTTGCGCTCTGCATGGTGCCGGTGATGTTCGGTTTCGTGATCCCTGCGGTGATGCTCAGCGTGATGGCCGCAGGGTCGGGCCATAACATCAGCCAAGAGGTCTATTTGGGGCTGATGGTGAATTCGGTCACTTTGGCCAGTATCGCGGCGGTTCTGACCGTGCTCGGCGCAATATTGATCGGATTTCGGGCGCGCACTCGGCCCGGGCGCACCTCACGTGGCCTCGTGGTGGGCGCGGGGCTTGGCTATGCCGTGCCGGGGGGGGTGATTGCGGTGGGGCTGATGGTGCCGCTTGCGGGGCTCGACAATGCGATTGATGCGTTCATGGAGGCGCAGTTTGGCATTGATACCGGGCTTTTGATCACTGGGTCGATCTGGCTCATGGTGCTGGCCTATATGGCGCGGTTCATGGCGGCGGCTTTGAATGCCTATGACAGCGGAATGGCCACGGTGCCTGCGCATTACGACGCGATTGCGCGGTCCTTGGGGCAGGGGGCGGGGCGGCTTTTGTGGCGTGTCCATTTGCCCGTGGCGCGGACGTCCGTTTTGACGGCGCTGCTCATCGTGTTTGTCGATGTGATGAAGGAATTGCCTGCCACGCTGATCCTGCATCCGTTTAATTTTCAGACACTTGCGGTGCGCGCCCATAGGCTTGCCTCGGACGAGCGGCTGGCGGAGGCGGCGGTGCCGTCGCTCGCGCTGGTGGCGTTTGGGCTTGTTCCTGTGCTGATCCTGTGCCGCGCGTTGGGGCGGGAGAGCGCGCGGGGGTGA
- a CDS encoding ATP-dependent Clp protease proteolytic subunit: protein MNDPIDTYMNTLVPMVVEQTSRGERAYDIFSRLLKERIIFLSGPVHDGMSSLIVAQLLHLEAENPSKEISMYINSPGGVVTSGLSIYDTMQYIRPAVSTLVVGQAASMGSLLLTAGEKGMRFSLPNSRVMVHQPSGGYQGQATDIMIHAQETQKLKTRLNQIYVKHTGQTLKKVEDALERDNFMSAEDAKNWGLIDEIVENRSKVEDDKKA, encoded by the coding sequence ATGAACGACCCGATTGACACATACATGAATACACTCGTGCCGATGGTGGTCGAGCAGACCAGCCGGGGCGAGCGGGCCTATGACATTTTCTCGCGCCTCTTGAAGGAACGGATTATTTTCCTCAGTGGCCCTGTGCATGACGGTATGTCGTCGCTGATCGTGGCGCAGCTTTTGCATCTGGAGGCGGAGAACCCGTCCAAAGAAATCTCCATGTATATCAACAGCCCCGGCGGTGTCGTGACCTCTGGTTTGTCGATTTATGATACGATGCAGTATATCCGGCCTGCGGTCTCGACGCTTGTGGTCGGTCAAGCGGCCTCGATGGGCTCGCTCTTGCTGACTGCGGGCGAGAAGGGGATGCGTTTCTCGCTGCCCAACAGCCGCGTGATGGTTCACCAGCCTTCGGGTGGCTACCAAGGTCAGGCCACGGATATCATGATCCACGCCCAAGAAACCCAAAAACTGAAGACGCGTCTCAACCAGATTTATGTCAAGCATACGGGCCAGACATTGAAAAAGGTCGAGGATGCTCTGGAACGCGACAACTTCATGTCGGCGGAAGATGCGAAGAACTGGGGTTTGATCGACGAGATTGTCGAGAACCGCAGCAAGGTGGAAGACGATAAAAAGGCCTAG